Proteins found in one Hyla sarda isolate aHylSar1 chromosome 7, aHylSar1.hap1, whole genome shotgun sequence genomic segment:
- the VSTM4 gene encoding V-set and transmembrane domain-containing protein 4 isoform X2 has translation MAYCLVASAFLSQVLIASLSYTLNVTVSPSPWALHHTGENASIWCLVSQKKKQNSLLTVRWVYSPKLKNEQTIGRITKHGNMQISSNWSQKGDIENESPGRGYRLLLIDLHPSDQGTYICRVQEVAWHRGRWSAVSNGTATTYLKVTTFAAFEEKQIFTWALFQDLYLYAVLICCVGIFSLLTFLLILLCQAIFKGTHSKVKWECSERAFDGDPFVTNLLSSGPPKKKKMKKKPEEIPPAIPVKGPLISLEGNSRQALLLPKLVEEGLTYAELELIKPKPPIIESSSGTVYAQILFENQEKYQEGKNPCVQNKQIFKEKPFKSEI, from the exons GTCTTTCTTACACACTTAATGTAACAGTTTCACCATCCCCATGggcactgcaccacacaggagagaatgCATCCATTTGGTGTTTAGTAtctcagaaaaaaaaacagaacagctTACTGACAGTACGTTGGGTCTACTCTCCGAAGCTGAAAAATGAGCAGACCATTGGAAGGATTACAAAACATGGCAATATGCAGATATCTAGCAACTGGAGTCAAAAGGGAGATATAGAAAATGAAAGTCCAGGCAGAGGTTATCGACTTTTATTGATTGACCTACATCCATCTGATCAAGGTACTTACATCTGCCGTGTTCAGGAAGTGGCCTGGCACAGGGGCCGCTGGAGTGCTGTTTCTAATGGCACAGCTACCACCTATTTGAAAG TAACTACTTTTGCTGCATTTGAAGAAAAACAAATCTTCACATGGGCTTTATTTCAAG ATCTTTACTTGTATGCAGTTTTGATCTGCTGTGTGGGCATCTTTAGCTTGCTCACATTCCTCCTCATTCTTCTGTGTCAGGCCATCTTTAAAGGAACACATTCAAAAG TGAAATGGGAATGCTCTGAAAG AGCATTTGATGGAGATCCCTTTGTTACTAACCTCCTTTCTTCTGGACCTCCTAAAAAGAAAAAGATGAAGAAAAAGCCAGAGGAAATTCCACCTGCTATACCTGTCAAAG GTCCCCTAATCAGCTTGGAAGGGAACTCTCGACAGGCTCTCTTGCTG CCAAAACTAGTTGAAGAAGGCTTAACGTATGCCGAATTGGAGCTTATCAAACCTAAACCACCTATAATCGAATCCTCATCTGGCACAGTTTATGCACAAATACTGTTTGAAAACCAAGAAAAGTACCAGGAAGGAAAAAATCCATGTGTACAGAACAAACAAATATTTAAAGAAAAACCCTTTAAATCAGAAATCTAA
- the VSTM4 gene encoding V-set and transmembrane domain-containing protein 4 isoform X1 — MVVTHFGRQYLALLIHRSGFSRKEKCLSYTLNVTVSPSPWALHHTGENASIWCLVSQKKKQNSLLTVRWVYSPKLKNEQTIGRITKHGNMQISSNWSQKGDIENESPGRGYRLLLIDLHPSDQGTYICRVQEVAWHRGRWSAVSNGTATTYLKVTTFAAFEEKQIFTWALFQDLYLYAVLICCVGIFSLLTFLLILLCQAIFKGTHSKVKWECSERAFDGDPFVTNLLSSGPPKKKKMKKKPEEIPPAIPVKGPLISLEGNSRQALLLPKLVEEGLTYAELELIKPKPPIIESSSGTVYAQILFENQEKYQEGKNPCVQNKQIFKEKPFKSEI, encoded by the exons ATGGTGGTGACACATTTCGGCCGGCAGTACCTGGCCTTACTCATACACAGAAGTGGattcagcaggaaggagaagt GTCTTTCTTACACACTTAATGTAACAGTTTCACCATCCCCATGggcactgcaccacacaggagagaatgCATCCATTTGGTGTTTAGTAtctcagaaaaaaaaacagaacagctTACTGACAGTACGTTGGGTCTACTCTCCGAAGCTGAAAAATGAGCAGACCATTGGAAGGATTACAAAACATGGCAATATGCAGATATCTAGCAACTGGAGTCAAAAGGGAGATATAGAAAATGAAAGTCCAGGCAGAGGTTATCGACTTTTATTGATTGACCTACATCCATCTGATCAAGGTACTTACATCTGCCGTGTTCAGGAAGTGGCCTGGCACAGGGGCCGCTGGAGTGCTGTTTCTAATGGCACAGCTACCACCTATTTGAAAG TAACTACTTTTGCTGCATTTGAAGAAAAACAAATCTTCACATGGGCTTTATTTCAAG ATCTTTACTTGTATGCAGTTTTGATCTGCTGTGTGGGCATCTTTAGCTTGCTCACATTCCTCCTCATTCTTCTGTGTCAGGCCATCTTTAAAGGAACACATTCAAAAG TGAAATGGGAATGCTCTGAAAG AGCATTTGATGGAGATCCCTTTGTTACTAACCTCCTTTCTTCTGGACCTCCTAAAAAGAAAAAGATGAAGAAAAAGCCAGAGGAAATTCCACCTGCTATACCTGTCAAAG GTCCCCTAATCAGCTTGGAAGGGAACTCTCGACAGGCTCTCTTGCTG CCAAAACTAGTTGAAGAAGGCTTAACGTATGCCGAATTGGAGCTTATCAAACCTAAACCACCTATAATCGAATCCTCATCTGGCACAGTTTATGCACAAATACTGTTTGAAAACCAAGAAAAGTACCAGGAAGGAAAAAATCCATGTGTACAGAACAAACAAATATTTAAAGAAAAACCCTTTAAATCAGAAATCTAA